gaagatgaaaacttgggttttttaccttcccagtctgaactggattcctctcagccagatccttcccaggcagatctggaaaccttgcacctgcaagaaagttgtgccccagaagtatgtcaaacaaccccagagcctacttctcccgtgttcttgcgccgggagttttgtaaacaacagagaagtttggattcagcttcgcgcaggagtgcgaggatagcagctaagaatgttgccaattaacattggttctcgtgagaatctttaaggagtttaacatctggtctcagagtttagctttcgtttctgattcccagagaaccgctttggtgagaaagttggactctatataggtgttttgcccgcgtagcaacttcgcggagtcaattcgtcagcctacggagcgggttgtgtctggacagcgcgctccgattcaagcctcgcttcagctcaagccttgccttgctatccagccttcgccttgcttcccagcctttgtttaccgacggactttgccttgtttcccaggactaatccttgccttgtttcacggattttaccaagttattccacggaccttgttcttgttcttagttaccttgttccacgttcaagccttgtttcaagtatcaagttttttcctagccacgctcaagttttatggactaaggaccttgtcatctcccctcactttgcttggcaaagtgagtgtttcggttattggattacaactttggaccttaatatttcttattggacattgcttttttggactaattctgacctttcctgaagggtctaattctggactattttctatacttgtttttattaactttatatattccttcaataaagatattagttagattctggcctctgtgtatggttattggtgcctctgccgcctgggtcgtgacacttgtagactcagtgcatggctgattcttgcctgtgtaggtgtttatttttagtgggtgagtggatggatagatgagtggatggatagatagagtgggtgctctccttgtttcctttattcctatgctgttccctttctctgctccgaatCTGaactcgctgataagaacacactggtcagaaatgagggtaaatataaccggatcaatggtctttctctcctttttgctcttggccttctgggcagagagggagggctcttgtccttggcgttccttcgcttccctcccctccctccctcctttgttctatccatcccagcctttcctgcctgcagagccatggaactgggtcagtgggttggatggtggggaaagggagaaggaagaggcctctaattgaaatgcatggactccatgccatgcggtgctgaaatttgtagtttgcatccagtccaacccctttctttctttctgtcatggaggaagaacccacccaaacctctcagtcagatggccatctggtttagttgtgttgttatagtcacgatgcattgttgtgagttttatgggtccggattgtggttttgtggtgtgattgtgttgttacaactgggaggcaaggcttttgcgttgtgttgccaagtttcgtatttacggggcgtttagttgtgttgttatagtcacgatgcgttgttgtgagttttgtgggcccagtatggttttgtggtgtgattgtgttgttacacctgggaggcaaggcttttgtgttgtgttgccaagttttgtatttctagggcgtttagatgtgttgttatagtcatgatgtgttgttgtgagttttgtgggtctggattgtggttttgtggtgtggttgtgttgttgtaaccgggaggcaaggcttttgcattgtattgccaagtttcgtatttctgggatgtttagttttattgttatagtcactgcccccacaactttatccttttatatatatagatattatctgtttagaactggattatatgaagggttcacagctgtataaaatgcacactgaagtggattatatggcagtgtggagtcaagataatccagtgccaagcagtgTTAgaataagattctaaatgggtcatataatccagtgcaaattagataatctgtggaagagtcctatgtgaggcctaactgtgcctgtcccctgggctgagtaggttgctaggagaccaagtgggtggaacttagccttgtaactggcagcaatggtataaaaacaattattcctctctctctaattaggactttatttttcttttctttttgttgtatcaacctagagctgtggatgatgggttgtgttgtcaaatttcgaggttggggggcctgtagttttgttgttgttgttgatgatgatgatgataataataataataataataataataataataataataatagaagcatagaatccaagagtttggagagaccccaaagggccatccagcccaaccctttctactatgcagcaggacacaatccaagcattcacaacacatggacaacgtataaatactatacaatactacacagggacatagacccccccctctaccctcaccactttcacagtacacaaacaaccaaatgcgcatagtaaacataaagacaaccatacagcagacattcaataccaccactacctcaacaagttctcaccaacaccaccacacaacgccacagcaacgcgtggccgggcacagctagttacagttaagtctcacttatccaagcctcgcttatccaagcttctagattatccaagccatttttgtagtcgatgttttcaatatatcgtgatattttggtgctaaattcgtaaatacagtaattacaacataacattactgcgtattgaactattttttctgtcaaatttgttgtataacatgatgttttggtgcttaatttgtaaaatcataacctaatttgatgtttaatgggcttttcctaaatccctccttattatccaagatgttcgcttatccaagcttctgccagcccatttagcttggataagtgagactctactgtattacatattattactatattaatcTATTATCTCCACCTGggcctattgttgttgttttgtttgtgtgtttgtttacttgtttacccccccccccccccgtcctgtCCCGTCCGGCAGGGTCCCCCTCCCCAAGAAGCGGATGACGGAGGAGGAGGCGGGCCCATTCTTGATTGGCGGCCCGAGCCCCCTTCCCGCCCTGCCCCCCGCGGACCCGCCCACTTCCTGTGAGTCCGTCGAGATGGAGGAAATGGCGACCGTGAGGCGGCTCAGGGAGATCGAGGAGCGGTGAGACCTCCTTTCCCAGAAGGCCTTTCTTTCCCTGGGGCGGGCTGGGAGTCGTAGGCCTGGCGGTCCAAGACCCAGTCGGCTTCGTGTTGGCCATTTTGGATATCTATAGAGTCCATTGTCTTCTATGGAATCCATTGGAGGGTGAAGGGTTGGCGGCCATTTTGAATTCTTTCTATAGAGTCCAATGGAGTATGAAGGGATGGTGGCCATTTTGGATATCTTACAAAGATGGTGGCCATTTTGGACCTCTTCCATAGAGTCCAATGGAGTGTGAGGCCAAGGGAGCGGCCATTTTGGATCTATTCTAGAGTCCAATAGAGTTTGAGGTGAAAGGtgcggccattttgaatatcagAGGAAAAGGTGGCCAATTTTGACCTCTATTGGAAAGTCCATTGGAGTGTGAAGGGATGGTAGCCATTTTGGATCTCTTCTATAGAGTACAATGGAGTGTGAGGCCAAGGGAGCAGCCATTTTGGGTCTCTTCCATAGAGTCCATTGGCGTGTGAGACTAATGTAAGGCCAAGTGAGTGGCCAATGGATTGTGAGGTGAAGGGAGTGGCCATTTTGGATCTGGATGAGTGTGAGGCAAAGAGGGTGGCCATTTAGAATGCCCTTTTGAGAGAAAGGTAGCCATTTTGGACCTCTATTGGAAAGTATTAGTGTGTGAAGACATGGCAGCCATTTTCGATTTTTTCCATAGAGTCCAATGGCACTTGAGGCGAAGGAAGCAGCCATTTTAGATCTCTATAGGTATGAGGCAAAGAGGGTGACCAGTTTGAATGTCTTTTTGAGGGAAAGGCAGCCATTTTGGACCTCTTCTATAGAGTCCAATTTAGTGTGAGGCCAAGGGAGCGGCCATTTTGGATCTCTATAAGCGTGTGAGGCGAAGAGGGCGTCCTTTTTTAATATCTCTTTGAGGGAAAGGCGGCCATATTGGAAAGTGTGAAGGGACGGCGGCCATTTTATATCTCTTTTATAGTCCTATCTGCTTGCTCACTTCTGGTGTCTCCTTCCTATCAGAATCATTGATGATGAAGACGATGAAGACGACAACAGCAATGCGAGGCAGGATGGCGGCCATGTTGGCCTGCCCAGGCTGGTGATGTCGGAGGCCCTGAAGGACGGGCTCAGGCAGCGGACGGACTTCGGCCACGAGGGAGGCGGCCTCACCAAAAGGATCCTCGAGTCCATGTGAGTGAGAGTGAGTGAGGGCAGCCGCCATTTTGGAAGCATGGTGTAGGCCTTGTTTATTGGGTAAAGGTGGCCATTTTGGATCTACTTTTAATGGGAAATCATAGAGAAAGGCCTCTTTATTGTATTGGGAGAAACAGCAGCCATTTTGGATTTCTTCTATAGAGTCCAATGGAGTCTGGGGCAAAGGGGGCGGCCATTTTGGGTCTCTTCTATAGAGGTCAATAGTGTGTGTGAAGGCATGGTGGCCATTTTGAATTTGTTCTGTTGAGTCCATTGGAGTCTAAAGGGATGGCGGCCATTTTGGATCTCTTCCATAGAGTCCAAAGGAGTGTGAGGCGAAGGGGGCGGCCATTTTGTACCAATTCGTGAGGGGAATACAATGGGGAAAGGCGGCCCTTTTGGATCACTTCTATAGAGTCCATTGGAATGTGAAGGGGTGGTGGCCATTTTGGAATTCTGTAAGAATATGAAGCGAAAGGGCAGCCATTTTGAATcagttcttgaggaaaaataatggGGAATGGTGTCCATTTTGAATGTCTTCTATATGTCTCCATTGGAGTGTGAAGGGATGGTGGCCATTTTGGAATTATGTAAGTGTGAGGTGAAGGGGCTGGCCATTTTGAATCAGTTCTTGAGAGAAATACAATGGGGAAAGGCGGCAATTTTGGATCACTTCTATAGAGTCCATTGGTAGTGTGAAGGGATGGTGGCCATTTTGAGTCTTTTCTGAGTATGGGGTGGTCATTTTGGATCTCTTCTTGGTGGGAAAGTAATGAGTAACATCTGCCATTTTGACCCTGATCTTGGGAATACAGTGGGGAAAGGCAGCCATTTTGGATTTCTTCTCaagagacccaaaatggccacatTTCCTCATTGGAGTGTGAAGGGATGGCAGCCATTTTGAATCCATTTTCTGAGGGGAAAAAACCGTGGGCAGCCATTTTGGAATCCCTTCTTGATGGGAAAGTCATGAATTAATGCCCACCATTTTGGATTCCCTTCCATTGAATTTAAAGTAATGGGGGAATGGTGGCCATTTTGGATTGCTAGATGAATATGAGGTGAAAGGGCTGGCCATTTTGAATCAGTTCTTGAGGTAAATAATGGGGaatggtggccatttttaatGTCTTCTACAGAGTCCATTGGAGTGTGAAGGGATGGCGGCCATTTTGGGATTCTGTAAGAATGTG
This Anolis carolinensis isolate JA03-04 unplaced genomic scaffold, rAnoCar3.1.pri scaffold_26, whole genome shotgun sequence DNA region includes the following protein-coding sequences:
- the LOC134294886 gene encoding coiled-coil domain-containing protein 117-like, with the translated sequence MMATRVEAGPAFAAGLGSAPRRERARACRRGRKHKMGGKEPEGVPLPKKRMTEEEAGPFLIGGPSPLPALPPADPPTSCESVEMEEMATVRRLREIEERIIDDEDDEDDNSNARQDGGHVGLPRLVMSEALKDGLRQRTDFGHEGGGLTKRILESMSRPSMELVLWKPLPSAILKKASSSASSSLPLLFGNADPAAEEEMEL